In Aedes albopictus strain Foshan chromosome 3, AalbF5, whole genome shotgun sequence, the genomic window aatacaaaataaacaatgacttctaaaaggtgactaaagcatcaatttttcaatgatttttaaaaaatgtaaatatgctttaaaatacaccaaaaaccattttgagatatacagagcagtcctaaatatcaaccaaaaatataaaaaaaaaaagattttccacgaaacaaaaattacaaaaatgctcaaactataccccgtctaaaggcggggctTGTGCGGCTTGTAAGACTTCAATACACCCCATACTGCTAACAGTGCAGTATGGACAGCGCATCGGGTGCTTTCAAGATGATCCACGTTGATGAAATTTCCGTCGTTGTCGTTATGTATTAGAATTGATTTCTCCTGTGCCTGGTTGCCCATTATTAAAATCATCATTAAATTCAATTACTTCAATGTTTTCTTCTGATTCATTGTTGATTTCGTCGAACTCTTTGATTGTAGCATTTTCGGAATtaattttttgaaattcatcGAGCAATTTTTTTCCGCTTTAAGGCAATAAGGCTCGTCAGCAACCGCGTCATAATTTGTATTGATtaattttttgagcaatttcaCGGATATCACCATGTTTTGTCCGTTGTCGTGTGTTACAGACAACCTGTCGTACCTACACAcgtagaaaatatcatgtaatttgaggtgccctgaacctgacatatacgagcatcttcagaaacacaaatttaaaggttgaaacatgtaaatttacatctttcaagacaccccaaaataaaacatattttttcttagcgtctagcaatcgctagaaccgatttgacagataaaacatagaatagtaaaataatgccatgcatggattcgaacaccgcaTCTGTTAATCGTGAACCACATCTCTTACCACTCGGCTGTTtaaccgagttagaaggtggctgatgaacgtgaagctggttctacgtttctggtgaaacgaatttgttgacatctaacgcaagcaaccagcacttacatgatgcgcgtaaaatttagtccagtttgtgattcagtcttgaaaacgtttacgttctttggtgattccgtttcgtgcaaatttcagaatttctaagtgtgcggATCAGCGTTGCAGAGGTATTTTTTGGGTCTCCCGGCTGCATCGTTTGTTATCACTACTAATATTTAAAACTTTATCCTTGACGAAACCTTTAGTTTTCCGATTCTTGTCTAACGGATTTTTTTTCACAACATTCGCACTGGTGGCTAGTATGATTCAGAAGTAAACATTTTTGACAGCGATGATCCCTGCGAATGATAAAGGTGAATGAACAAAGCGCGACGATGGGATAGAATGAACATCTACTCACTGCGTAATATtgagtttctcattaatgtttagaaaactgtgataatttgagaatccactgaatcatcatttcccagcgaaatttcacactaatcaaacttattttgtttacctgttgtacaTCCGACGCTCCTGTCATTAACTCAACAAAAcatgtgtatgccagccgctacgaagtcgtgtgcgaaattcgactgtgatgataatgaatttcggccgagcctaaatgggtgcaaatgtcgcaatattttcACTCACTTTCTTGCATCAGTGCAATCAAGGATGAGTTGTAGCACTCGACACTAAAGAGCTGATGGATTTTGATAGCCGATGGGCTGATATTGGGCGCTCATCACGATGAAGTTTTGCAACCCTGCTTTGGACTTGGAGGGTGCTTACACCCAGCTGCTTTTGACAGATCATTCGAAGAGGTTAATGGTGATCAATACCATAAAGGGCCTCTACACTTACAACAAATTCATACAAGAGGCGTCCTCTATAGTGCatcaattttacaaaaaaaaaatcatggacaacccaagtaacacttaccttaccgatcaggctaaggccggggtggcctctgttgttcatagtagccgtctccattccactcggtccatggctttttgtctctagttccgcaatctgcgaagggtccgcagatcgtcctccgcttggtcgacccacctagctcgctgcgcaccacgtcttcttgtaccagtcggatgtctctcgagaaccattttagtcgggttgctatccgacatcctgatgacgtgacccgcccaccgtagcatcccgattttcgtcctctgcacgtagggtccatgtttcgtgcccatagagaaccaccgcaccggtctaatcagcgttttgtggatggttaacttcgtgttacggcgaactttattcgatcgtagagttctgcggagtttaaaataagcacgatttcctgtcacaatgcgcctctaaatttctttgctggtgtcgttgtcggcggtcaccagtgagcccaagtacacgaattcttcaaccgcctcgatttcatcaccgtcgatataaattcgtggtggcgggcgtggtgattcctccctggagccctttgtcatcatgtactttgtcctcgatacattgatgactaatccaattcgcctggcttcactctttagtcggatgtacgtttccgccatcgccatcgtctcaaatttacgagctataatatcaatatcatcagcgaaaccaagcagctgaacggacttcgtgaaaaagggaaaaaataaaaaaaaatatcaaaaaacccaagacgAAATGTTTtaagccgcacagattctgaaactagaggtccaaacctacgatcctagaGCAAAACATTTAAGgtacattcatttttcataatacttccctttggacatagcgtgagtcGGGTCTCCTGTTatacgctgccacccactttacgcccaccgcgtttttcaggctgtcttctaaccaatttatttctttttctgtatgggatgagtctatagtaagcactaactgcACTCAAAAAACCAGCTGGATTGgatgtaaaaaaaaacactacactgtattcagccagaggctgcacagactgaacataacacataacacccagtggcccaatggataTTTTTTCGTTTGACAAAACGGGGCGTAAAGTGGTGGTAGCGTCTAATAGTAGACTCGATTGTATAATGATGCAACCTTATGCAGCAAATAGTGAAGAACTAGCACCTACTAGAAATCACAAAAATATTAAAtgataaaatcaaaaatcaaaacaaaagaaaGAACTGTTATCAAACCCAAAGAATTTTACGAATAAGCTTATATAGCTCGTTTGATAAATGAGCTCAAACCCAAAGAACGATACTTGCACTGCGGTTTAGTGCTGTTTTGCGCTAACCACTGCCTTTGCGGTTGATAAGACTTGCCAATTTGCGTTTCCTGATAAGCTGCAGATCACTATATAAACCTTCTCAGACGCATCGACTGCTGTTTATATGGTTCAGTCATTCTATTCGTGCATACAAAAATGATGCGAACACTCTCTGTGTCTAGCATATTGCTGTTGATCGCATCGTGTGCATTCGCTAACGAAACTGCGTCGGCTTGCGAGGGCTTTGGCTATGAACTTGTGCAAACAAAGCTGGATTACTTAGAATATCGGTAAGTTTTGCGGGAAACTATTTCGGACGGCAACTTTTTATCCATCATGTTCTCTAGTTTCACAGAATTGTTCGTACAACTGAAAGAACAAGATGAGCTCTCTGCCAATAACCAGCGCCGCATTGAATCCGAGCAAAGGGAGCTGAACCGTATTGTTGATCGTCATGAGCGTAGGATTGTGAATCTGGTGGAAGGTATGAATGACGCGTTCGGTACGAATGTTAGTCTCATCAACGACCAAACTCGACAAATTCTGGAACTGCAAACGATCTGTTCCAACCATGATTTTATTTGGAAAACTTTGCACAATATTCGACCCAAAACAGGGCTTCCATTTTGCTCAGAAGATTCTGCCCGAGCTTCCGTACTGTGTAGAATGACTATTGCAGAGCAACCAACGACCGTGCAAATGGAACGCCATCGTTTTGGTGGTGATTGGCTGATGGTTTTGCAACGGTTCGATGGTTCggagaatttcaacagaaattggaCCGATTATCGCAATGGATTTGGAACGGTTGGACGAAAGTTTTGGCTGGGGCTCGAACGTCTGCACCAGCTGACGAAGAACTCCGCGTACGAAGTACTCATGGAAATGGAAGATTTCGCGGGGAACTACCGGTATGCCAGGTACACGAAGTTCAGTGTTGGATCGGAAGCTGAGCAGTATTCTGTGAAAGATTTGGGTGTATACAGTGGAACGGCAAGTGATTCATTCACAACGCACAAGGGAAGGACGTTTTCGACTACAGAAACTGGTCAGTTGAAGAATTGTGCAGTGAGCTATACCGGCGGTTGGTGGTACTACCCCAGCGTCTGCTACGATACGTAAGTGAATTCTAGCCAGATTATCTCCAATTTATTCATCATTGCCCTTTTTACAGTCACCTCACTGGAACATGGGCGAGCGTTAATGAATGGACTTCAATAGTGTGGAAAAAGTTTGGCTCGCCGGACAATCTTGCTTTAAAGTTTGCTCGAATGATGATCCGAAAGACGTAATCAACTACACCTGTATATTTGAAGAAATAGATTTTTGCATTTATTATACAGACAATGAATATTATCACTATAAATTTTGAATTTATTGGAAGCACATTTTAGTGCTGCAATCAGTCTGACACCACCGTTACGATGGAACCACAAATGAAAATCACATCGTTGTGATTCCTGCTGGTGGTCATTTCCACACTGAATATGTTCCAATCGACGCTGGTGGATACCACCCCACAAGTTCCAGTTGAAAATCTTTATAAATCATCTGCTATTACAACTGATGCTGATCCAAAACCGCAAGAAGTCAGGAATTGGTCTCCGTATGGTGGAAGTGAACAAAGCTAAAGTAGGGTTAAAACCAAAGGAAAGTGCAATGGAACGGGTAGAGGCAAACACAACAAATAAGGAAAAGTAAATTCAAATAATGCAAAGCATGTAACACTTATACCCCTTTGAATAATGGGAATTATTTAAATACAAACAGAACATAAATAGTTTTTgcgcaaaaaatgtgaattttgttTTAGCTCGAGAAATGATTTTCCCAACGCCGACCGAACGGTCGAACGTGATTTGTTCCCCTTGAATATCTCATCCCACAAAACTAGCGAAGCAGCGGTTCAATTATTTAGGCATCATTAATAAAACGAAACACGGGTGTTTAGCTCACTCGTGGTGCAAGCATAAATACTCCACCTACAACTTGTAACATGCTACATTTCTGGCTGTAAATTGAACCTATCTCCTGGTCTCCCCCGTACCATATCAGTAGCGTGCGTAGtgagggttttttttattatgaaattATAATTAGGAATGTTAAAAAGCAAATTTAAAAGAGCATCATCCAATTCATTAAGCTGCCtataatcgcatatcagtcccatgtttgctgggtttcctatttaaATGGAACAGTTATGTGATCATAATAGGCATTtaacgaggtagacacttcgtcgGTGTTCCACATACTTCATTTTGATCCAACCAACGTTGCGCGTATTAGCCTAATTAGTCTCGCCGGAAAACCGTGTTCTAGCataatctgccaaagctcataTTTTACACTGCATCAGTTATTATTACCTGACATCAATGAATAGATGGTGTCCCTTGCAAGTTATACTCCCGCAGTTTGTATAGGATCATGTGCAGCTGTTGATCGGCCGTCACTAAaagcagcctggtattcgccgacgatggGCTCCTtaagaggtctcagtctgttgaaaaGAATACGTGACAATGTCTTGAACGCTGAATACAGAAGTTTAAACCTTTTGAAATTAGTACATTATACTAGTGTGTGCCATTCATTATTGGTtgaaaatatgaagaaattcaATCAGCTTGTGAGAAATGCTTAATCCTTCCTCTTCTTCATGAGAATCTGGTGGATTGGTGGATACTGCTGGTCGTTTACTTATTAAATTACTTCGACTGGGTTCTCGACCTTCTCAgtagagatgggcgaaccgttcgcgaacggttccgaAGAGCTAGTTCTAAAGAGAGAATGAATGAACTGTCGTTCGTTTTaaaagaacggtagttctccTTTCTCTAAAAAACAGGCAAACTGAATGTCTTGCAGGACTGTTCATTCAGCCTTTtcaattaaagcctgtatcctcaataatcgggacacagaaatatggctgtaactctgcaatagctacataagaattgctcaaattttgcctgataatatcttaagatgtgtttatttcacctgcaaaatttcatgtgaatcggtgaagtatcttttgttgtagcaatgaaacagtagaacgcgagcaattgaattttgtacagcccctggtttagcttattagtgccataacttttgaatttgataaaggaaatggctgaaattttgaacacaaacctctcaatctactttacttgcataggcaaaatttcaagaaaatcgatacactatcaacaattttatagtcgaaacatatattggagctcaccgtgattttagcccctcagacaacattTAGTgagtacccgactagaaaattatatcaagattatatcatattgtgttatgatgttataatatttttctataacttattatgttataaactagatgcaggatgatgttaaaataactaaaattgtaacaaaaagtgcaCTGGTCTAATCaggattataacctattttgttatgatcagatcaaaattataacaaaatgtgatatgaatgttAGCTTCAGGATTGCTAGTTTCTATCAGAATGTGATACAATTTTATTAGATTATTGTTcaaatgtcaaagaatcaaaactaaattatattacaatgagttatcaaacatcaattataacataatgtgatatgattgagttatagtatttcaaaggcaccaaggatgttgaacatgattatatcacaatgagttataaatatcatggtatGTTTTAATTATGTTATATTCTTGTTaggattttctagtcgggtacccCTTATTGTATCGAttctattgttgaaagtactacaccaataatcatcaaactttgcaggcataatatacacgtaatcaactaccttctgtgaaaatttcataaaaattggcagagatattcAGAAGTTATGAATggacaaacatcgcacatgaaaaacatgaaacattttcactaacactacctcctatcaacaccagtaactttcaaatcaaatgataaaagttgatggaattttgcaagaaagtgcctCTATAGTTaccataactgctcacgaaatttcataattttcctcgcagaactttgaattgtagcggataAGAACCacctagtatgcgaatgaaaatgggtgatgattgtacaaaatcgtaaaaaccacgtctgtttattTCTCATCCactgttaaaagtaatgcatcgatcttcatgaaattttgctcaaataataaacatacatcaaagagttctcagttaatttttggctaatttttattgattcagtacagagttactgccgtacttctatgtcccgattattgcggatacaggctttaatgatTATTGGATTCTGTGAGAACGAACGTTATACATGATCTACCCATTCATCTCGCAAAATAGTACTCCGATAACATGCAGCCGGTCAAATAACGGCAATTCATAAATAATGGGTCAATCCACAGTAtcaccataggcgaaactaccgggggtgccggggatgccaggcaccccctagaatttaaaTGCATTGCTGTGAAATATGGGGCGATGACTGATGAATGGATGAATCAATGAACGTTTGTTtgcagtgcaccccctggcatGAAATCATAGTTTCGCCCATGAGTATCACAAATACTACATATTTTTGCAGAGACGGATTTTCTTTTTATGCTGTCACGTAAATAACACGGCAACGTACAAATGCCGAACTTAGGTTCACAAAACAACCATAAGAACTGAACGGAagaacggttcaaaagaactagttctttctgaGGAACTGTTCAATTGAGAATGGTTCCCCTATAAGAACTGTTTTGCACATCTCTACTTCTCAGTATTTTTAACCTCATTCAGTGCTGGGGTTTCTCTGCTTGACTGTCATCAaccagggtcttgtaccatttgggcaggtgtacctattttgggcacttgccgctataactaagtcaatttcaaaccgattgatttgaaattttgtatagagttaggcacgtacagtatctaaccctgaacaaaaattcaaatcaatcgatttgaaattgacttagttatagcggcaagtgcccaaaataggtacacctgctcaaatggtacaataccctatgttCTTGCtgagttgttgctgttgttgctggttACTCCGTCATCATTACCTCTGACCCGTAACGGCCTGAGTCAGCACAACTCTAGGGGTACCATTTCTTGGACCAATTTGTTCATCTTCACGAATATTTGGAGGACTCCTAATAGTAATTACTGATGAAATCCCAGCTggtatttcaagagaaattccttgtgagAGAAATGGTgatgcggacctggtgtgatggtaaaaGCATGGTAAGTCACTGTCATGCCGAGGACATGGGATcagatcccactcccgacatacgcaCAAAAtgtttccttcggaaggaaagtaatgcGCGGGTCCCGCAATGAACCAGCCCCGGGTTGAAAAATGTAATGGCGATTTCAACTTTTGTGGGATTCGTTTTCTCAGTCCAGTATTTATACTGTTCCGATGTTTCGACCTTTTTGTTGTGGCCTTCTCCAGGGATTGTATTGTCTACCGtttaccagggatgggaacactcatttcgaaagagttacactcacttgctgttttctcagctcagaagcatgcaatcaagaaacgttgTATGGCCgatttttgccttgtgattttgtctgaaagtttgccgaatacaataggggtcgcacacgcgtaCAGATGTCATGaggaagctgcgaaggcaactctccacgaggtgaatgtaaattacactcacctcgtggagagtcgctttcacagctctgtaacgactttggaattcgtgtgcgacccctactccattcggcaaattttttgacaaaaccacaaggcaaaagtcgtccatacaacatttcttgattgcatgcttctgagctgagaaaacagcaagtgagtgtaaccctttcaaagtgagtgttcccatccctgccgtcTACTGTCATGAATAATTTGTCCTGATTTAAACATGAGAGGAGAGGAAGAGTTTTCATGCCTACTGTTTGCCAATGTAATAATTTTGCTACACTATCACTCAATAGTGTGTTGTGTTGTGTTGTGTTGTGTGATAGTACTGTTAGTGTATCATAAGAAGATTCCCCATTAATTGTTATATTAGTGAACAGCTGGCATGACAACTCTATCTCTCCTCTCATGGTTAATCCAGGAAAAGAATTTCATGACAATAGACGGTAGACAATACAATGCCTGAAGAAGGCCACTCCAAAAAGGCTGGAACGCCGGAAAAGTATAAAATACTTGTCTTGAGAGAGCTAATCGCAAAAAAGTtaagaagaaaataaaaaagaaatagaaaaatctggaaaattacGAGATGGATTTGTATagcaattcttgggggaatcacaGGAAATATTTGTACATACCTactagaaatacttgaagaaacctcaggaacaatttcagtaagaatttcccatcaggcatttgtggaggaaatccaagaagatttttcaaaagatttttccattaattctttcaagagttccttccagCTCCTTTGCCTACTGGAATTCATGCAAAAGTGCTGTGATTTCTACAGTTTTTTTAAGatgcctccacaaattccttttaaaaattctccgacgtggcttaatttacaaagctgcagataacttttgataggaaaaaaacatCTCTAAAttattgatatgttatgtataaatgtctcagctttcaattcatgcaaaaattttgaaaatcgatggtaaaaaaatgttttggtatgaaaatccaagatggcggtcaaaataaATATGGccaacccaactttttattattgtaaatagtagatcCATAGACTTAAGTTAGTagatctatctttcctcttttcaacaacaattcgttttgagttggagtaactctcgctgagaccgtcccactatttacaccatgtcttcaaaaatgtttatggTGGCGATTTtatgaaagtcctccccaaaaaagtaaggaaaatgcatttggttaatgaaattggtggaccccccgttagttagagccacaagcattttggcggacccctcgatttttgtcaattgttggttcatttaaaccgttataacttgaaagtttcgccagaaactacCTAAAAAttataggttgttgaaaagagaaaagatagggctactatttacagttataaaaagtttggtcggccatattgattttggccgccatcttggatttttataccaaaactgttttttcaccatgttggcaaccactgattttcaaaatttttgcgtcaatcgaaagcgggaacatttttacacaacatatcaaaaatttagagatgtatctttttcctatcaaaagttatctgcacttttgtgaatcatgccacttttgcgcgctgggtcaggtgccgattgtttacataaatgcagcgttatttcataGTGTTTAcaaacatttattctaaatctgaatccacttatgaaaagttgaaagtttcagcttttctaaacaccaaaaaagtttaaaaagcaatgcccgcatcgttgagttaaaaatgagaacgaacctccgatttgccctaattttgctgcaggtgcgtttgtgtatacaagcaggcgccaactttgatgctgttgcgtgtcatcgccggtgcgcatggaaatgtatggagaaaacgtgtcatgatttacaaaagtgcagataacttttgaaaggaaaaagatacatctctaaattttcgatatgttgtgtaaaaatgtcccagctttcgattgacgcaagaaatttgaaaatcggtggttgccaacatggtgaaaaaaatgatttggtacataaattcaagatggcggccgaaatcaatatggccgaccaaactttttattactgcaaagagtacctctatcttttctctttccaacaacctatagtttttaagtggtttctggcgaaactttcgagttataacggtttaaatgagccaacaattgaccaaaatcgaggggttcaccaaaatgcttgtggctctaactaacggggggtccaccaatttctttaaccaaatgcattttccttacttttttggggaggactttcagaaaatcgccaccttatacatttttgaagacatggtgtaaatagtgggacggtctcagcgagaattacccatatcccatctgctccaggagatttgaaaggagcaaagctatttagtgcccactcaagcGATTCTATAGTTATGATGCTCCGAGCCGAAGAATCATAACTGCactgtgt contains:
- the LOC109415834 gene encoding angiopoietin-related protein 2-like; the protein is MMRTLSVSSILLLIASCAFANETASACEGFGYELVQTKLDYLEYRFTELFVQLKEQDELSANNQRRIESEQRELNRIVDRHERRIVNLVEGMNDAFGTNVSLINDQTRQILELQTICSNHDFIWKTLHNIRPKTGLPFCSEDSARASVLCRMTIAEQPTTVQMERHRFGGDWLMVLQRFDGSENFNRNWTDYRNGFGTVGRKFWLGLERLHQLTKNSAYEVLMEMEDFAGNYRYARYTKFSVGSEAEQYSVKDLGVYSGTASDSFTTHKGRTFSTTETGQLKNCAVSYTGGWWYYPSVCYDTHLTGTWASVNEWTSIVWKKFGSPDNLALKFARMMIRKT